Proteins encoded by one window of Flagellimonas lutaonensis:
- a CDS encoding universal stress protein: protein MNKRILLPTDFSQYAFNAIRYALNLYDSVDCDFYFLNVYQVDGYALDNMMMVPEPGERAFEVAKRKSEEQFEKLMEQLRAHPKNPRHRYHTISTFNSLLEAVKQTIAKKDIDIVVMGTKGLTQSRTVIYGTNAINVMEKVTECPVLAVPLETQFVPPKEIVFPTDFKTVFKRKELNYLIEICKMHNSFLWILHIDRTDGLSKRQLENKDLLDSILGDIDHDYNILEDMKVQEGINIFVESRGSDMIAFINRKHHFFGSIFTKPLVKELGYHSRIPILVLNDRS, encoded by the coding sequence ATGAACAAGCGCATTCTATTACCGACAGATTTTTCACAATACGCGTTCAACGCTATCCGCTATGCCCTAAATCTTTACGACTCGGTCGATTGTGATTTCTACTTTCTCAATGTTTACCAAGTAGATGGCTATGCATTGGACAACATGATGATGGTTCCCGAACCTGGTGAGAGGGCCTTCGAAGTGGCAAAACGAAAGTCTGAAGAGCAATTCGAAAAATTGATGGAACAATTGAGGGCACACCCCAAAAATCCGAGGCACAGGTATCACACCATATCGACCTTCAATTCACTGTTGGAAGCCGTGAAACAGACCATAGCCAAAAAAGACATTGACATCGTGGTCATGGGTACTAAAGGCCTTACCCAATCTAGAACGGTCATCTATGGCACCAATGCCATCAATGTCATGGAAAAGGTAACGGAATGCCCAGTATTGGCAGTGCCTTTAGAGACACAGTTTGTACCTCCTAAAGAAATTGTCTTTCCCACCGATTTTAAGACCGTTTTTAAGCGTAAAGAACTCAATTATCTGATTGAAATCTGTAAAATGCATAATTCGTTTCTATGGATATTGCACATAGATAGAACCGATGGCCTCAGTAAAAGGCAGTTAGAGAACAAAGATCTTTTAGATTCGATTTTAGGCGACATAGACCATGACTACAATATCTTGGAGGATATGAAAGTGCAAGAGGGCATCAACATCTTTGTCGAAAGCCGTGGCAGCGATATGATTGCCTTTATCAATAGAAAGCACCACTTTTTCGGAAGCATTTTCACAAAACCCCTG